Below is a genomic region from Deltaproteobacteria bacterium.
GAGGATACATAAGCTTCGATGGCATGGGTCAGGGCGTCCATACCGGTGCTGGCAATGAGCTCTTCGGGCAGGGTAAGCAGGAACCGGGGATCGATAATGGAAATATCCGGCATGATGGCCCGGCTGAGAATGGTCATTTTCATGCTCCGACGGGTATCGGTAACGATGGCAAACTGGCTGACATCCGCACCGGTACCGGCCGTGGTGGGCAGACAGACCATGGGAGGAACCGGCTGGGTGATGAGGTTGCACCCTTCGTAGTCGTAAATCCGGCCGTTGTTGGAGGCCAGGATGCCGATGCCTTTGGCCGTATCAATGGGGCTGCCGCCGCCCAGGGCTACAATCACATCGCATTTTTTCTTCAGATAGAGATCGACGCCTATTTCGACCTGGAAATCCCGCGGGTTGCTTACCACGTTGTCATAAAGAACGTATTTCAAATCCTCTTTTTCAAGGTATTTGATGGTCTCATCCAGCCATCCGGCCTTTATCACCCCCGGATCAGTGACCAGAAGAACCCGCTCACCTCCCAGGCGCCTGGCGCACTCCCCGACTACGGACAGCGATCCGGCGCCGTGGATGATCTCCGGAACTTCAAATTTAAGCAAACAGTCGTCAAGGTTGGGCATTGAATAAATCCTGATTGAATGAGGACGCTGATTTTCGCCGATACCCGCAGATAACTATTCTTTATATTCAAAATCTTGGCAATCTGCGTCCAAGAAGGAATTTCCTATACTATTGAATTAGGAAATTTCAATACAATTCAGCCAATTGGTTTTCATCCGGAAACTCAAAATTCCCGGCTGAAGCTTGGCTCACAGGCTTTTAGAAGGAGGTTGTCGTATGGTTGGGCCGCCTGTGATTAGACGAATTGATTCAATTCTTAGTATTTTTCAAAAAAGGAGTCAAGGATTATATTTTGTCAGGCACTGCTTCGAGGTGCCAAGGGTGCTCTTCTCGACGGCTATGACCGGAGGCGGGACAGGTTGCAAGAGGGCCTGACCCGCCAGGGGGCCGGGCACTCTTGCTCTTAAGGAGAGTTTACTTCGGAGAAATCTTATAGACGGCGTTTTCCACATCGCTGGTTACATAAATGGCCCCGGAGTCGGAGACTGCGACGCCGGTCAGCATATAGGCCGGCATGAATCCGGACGGAACAGGAAGGCCGACAGCCAGATTGATGACCAAGGGTTTCGCCTCTCCGGTGGCCGGATCAATCTGGATGAGTTGTCTGGTTCCGGTATCAACCACCAGTATCTTGCCGTCCGGTTTCACGGCGATCCCCTTAGGGGCCGAAAGTCCCGAAGCAATGACCTTCTTGCTTCCGGTTTTAAGATCGATTTTGGTAACCCGGCCGGCCCCGAACTCGGTGACATACACGGCCCCAGGTCCGGCTTTGGCCAGATAGGTCGGAACGGCCAGGTCTTTGGCGATCGGGGTCCGCTGTTTGCCTTCTTTGTCTGCAACCCGCAAAATACTTCCCGTACCGACCTCGGCCACCAGGATACTCCCGTCATCCAGCATCAGGGTGCCGGTGGGGGTTTTGAATCCCCTGATAACATACAGCAGGTTATCCGTCTTACGGTCAAAGACCTGAACGGCATTGGTGAACCAACCGGACATCAAAACAGTATCCCCGTGGATGGAAGCGGTGTTCGGGAAGGCCGCGCCCTTGTTGGGATCTTTGATCGATCCGGTAAATCCGTCAATCCTTTTATAAGTAAAATTGTCCGCCACGTAAAGGGTGTCTCCATCGGGATCCGTTGCGACGGCGATCCCTTGAGGACAGGCCAATTTCCCTTCTATGACGGTCCGGACCTTTCCTGTTTTCACATCCACCTCATAGAGACTGTTATTTCCCATATTACTGACAAACATCCGGTCTTTCGAATCGATGGCCAGGTTGTCGAGATGGGACTCCAATTGGGCGACCACCTTTTTTTTACCGGTCCTGATGTCCACCTGGACCACCTCGCCCGTGGCTGTGTCCAGGACAAAAAGATTTCCCTTGGAATCAAACTTGGCCGCTGCCGGGACCTTGAAGCCGTCGGCGACAATCTCCACTTTACCGGTTTGCACATCTACTTTGGCCACCTGTCCCTTGAACCATAGAGGCCCATAGATGTAGCCATCGGCCCCGACCCGGAAGGCATTGAGACCGCCGAGCTTTTCGGCAATTTTTCGGTTCTTCTGCCCTCCCGAGAGGTCCATCTCCCACAGGGCATCCCCCAGGAATACCTGGGATACAAAAACGCGTCCGTCTTTACTGGCCGCTATGGAGTTGGCCCCGGGCATATTATCGGCCAGGGTGACAGTTTTTCCATCCGCACCTTTAGCAAAGACCTTTCCCAAAAAA
It encodes:
- a CDS encoding iron-containing alcohol dehydrogenase; protein product: MPNLDDCLLKFEVPEIIHGAGSLSVVGECARRLGGERVLLVTDPGVIKAGWLDETIKYLEKEDLKYVLYDNVVSNPRDFQVEIGVDLYLKKKCDVIVALGGGSPIDTAKGIGILASNNGRIYDYEGCNLITQPVPPMVCLPTTAGTGADVSQFAIVTDTRRSMKMTILSRAIMPDISIIDPRFLLTLPEELIASTGMDALTHAIEAYVSSLSWPLTDPHSIHAVKLASGNLVRAAQTRDLNALSGMTVASLEAGIAFSNAILGAVHALAHPLGGMYDLHHGLINSILLPVVVRQNMEHAQDKFANVARAMGVKSRGMDVKDLASEVPEKISRLIEELGLPDRLSQLGVKKEDIPTLAQMAKEEVCMLTNPYHYSVAEIEKIYREVW
- a CDS encoding SMP-30/gluconolactonase/LRE family protein, which codes for MKKKNWKLVSGSLVVRSMVIFIGFCFLILAPAQVKAFSTTMPTVLDPGYKIQVLVPGCHFTGLNGLAFDSQDTLYGGTVAGLATYRINKETGETMMFLPPPTGGADDLIFEPGGRVIWNAFFLGKVFAKGADGKTVTLADNMPGANSIAASKDGRVFVSQVFLGDALWEMDLSGGQKNRKIAEKLGGLNAFRVGADGYIYGPLWFKGQVAKVDVQTGKVEIVADGFKVPAAAKFDSKGNLFVLDTATGEVVQVDIRTGKKKVVAQLESHLDNLAIDSKDRMFVSNMGNNSLYEVDVKTGKVRTVIEGKLACPQGIAVATDPDGDTLYVADNFTYKRIDGFTGSIKDPNKGAAFPNTASIHGDTVLMSGWFTNAVQVFDRKTDNLLYVIRGFKTPTGTLMLDDGSILVAEVGTGSILRVADKEGKQRTPIAKDLAVPTYLAKAGPGAVYVTEFGAGRVTKIDLKTGSKKVIASGLSAPKGIAVKPDGKILVVDTGTRQLIQIDPATGEAKPLVINLAVGLPVPSGFMPAYMLTGVAVSDSGAIYVTSDVENAVYKISPK